In Carya illinoinensis cultivar Pawnee chromosome 10, C.illinoinensisPawnee_v1, whole genome shotgun sequence, one DNA window encodes the following:
- the LOC122279601 gene encoding nudix hydrolase 15, mitochondrial: protein MGSNNLVGALQRLQTLAQISGIRNPRPPADATNSSQQRIGSNKTKRAAVLVCLFEGPKGDLRVILTKRASTLSSHSGEVSLPGGKREEDDADDVETALREAKEEIGLDPSLVNVVTDLEPFVTKNGVAVVPVIGILSDKKAFCPIPNAAEVETIFDAPLEMFLKDENRRAEEREWMGDQYLLHYFDYESENNKYVIWALTAGILIEAASIVFQRPPAFRERRPNFWNRAADSNAT, encoded by the exons ATGGGCTCAAACAACCTCGTCGGAGCGCTACAAAGGCTCCAAACGTTGGCTCAAATTTCTGGTATTCGCAATCCTCGTCCGCCAGCGGATGCTACGAATTCGTCACAACAAAGGATCGGATCGAACAAGACCAAGCGAGCCGCAGTTCTGGTCTGTCTCTTCGAAGGTCCCAAGGGCGATCTTCGTGTCATTCTAACCAAGCGAGCTTCGACCCTCTCTTCCCATTCTG GTGAAGTTTCCTTGCCTGGCGGGAAGAGGGAGGAAGACGATGCTGATGATGTTGAGACGGCGCTGAGGGAGGCTAAGGAGGAGATCGGCCTGGACCCTTCGCTTGTCAATGTTGTTACCGATCTCGAACCATTTGTGACTAAG AATGGTGTGGCAGTAGTTCCTGTGATTGGCATACTATCTGATAAGAAAGCATTCTGTCCAATTCCAAACGCTGCGGAAGTTGAAACAATATTCGATGCTCCCTTAGAAATGTTCCTCAAG GATGAGAATAGGAGAGCGGAGGAGAGAGAATGGATGGGAGACCAGTATCTATTACATTACTTCGATTACGAGTCAGAGAATAACAAGTATGTGATATGGGCTTTAACTGCCGGAATCTTGATTGAGGCTGCATCAATCGTCTTCCAGCGTCCACCGGCGTTTCGTGAGCGGAGACCTAACTTCTGGAACAGAGCTGCTGACAGCAACGCTACTTGA
- the LOC122279600 gene encoding magnesium-chelatase subunit ChlI, chloroplastic: MASVLGTSSKAILASRLLYSPTSKPSAPSLTLTPGQSNGKKFYGGIGIHGKRGRSQFHVAVTNVATDVSSVEQAQKLAAKESQRPVYPFPAIVGQDEMKLCLLLNVIDPKIGGVMIMGDRGTGKSTTVRSLVDLLPEIKVVAGDSYNSDPEDPESMGMEVRESIMKGEKLPVVLAKINMVDLPLGATEDRVCGTIDIEKALTEGVKAFEPGLLAKANRGILYVDEVNLLDDHLVDVLLDSAASGWNTVEREGISISHPARFILIGSGNPEEGELRPQLLDRFGMHAQVGTVRDAELRVKIVEERARFDRNPKEFRESYKAEQEKLQQQITSARSSLLSVQIDHDFKVKISKVCSELNVDGLRGDIVTNRAAKALAALKGRDKVSSEDIATVIPNCLRHRLRKDPLESIDSGLLVIEKFYEVFG; the protein is encoded by the exons ATGGCCTCAGTACTGGGGACTTCCTCGAAGGCAATCTTGGCTTCTCGGCTCCTCTATTCTCCCACCTCCAAGCCTTCTGCTCCCTCTCTCACTTTAACTCCAG GGCAGAGTAATGGAAAAAAGTTTTATGGAGGGATTGGGATTCATGGTAAGAGGGGGAGGTCTCAATTCCATGTTGCAGTTACAAATGTTGCCACTGACGTAAGCTCCGTTGAGCAG GCCCAGAAGCTTGCTGCGAAAGAAAGCCAACGGCCGGTATATCCTTTTCCTGCCATTGTTGGACAGGATGAGATGAAACTATGCCTGCTGCTAAATGTCATTGATCCTAAGATCGGAGGTGTCATGATCATGGGCGATAGGGGAACGGGGAAATCCACTACTGTTAGATCCTTGGTTGATTTGCTTCCAGAAATCAAGGTAGTAGCTGGTGACTCATATAATTCAGATCCAGAAGATCCAGAATCCATGGGCATGGAAGTCAGAGAAAGCATTATGAAAGGAGAGAAACTACCAGTTGTATTGGCCAAAATCAACATGGTTGATTTGCCTCTGGGTGCTACCGAAGATAGGGTCTGCGGGACAATTGACATAGAGAAAGCCCTTACTGAGGGTGTCAAGGCATTTGAGCCTGGTCTTCTGGCTAAAGCTAATAGGGGGATTCTCTATGTTGATGAAGTTAATCTTTTGGATGACCACTTGGTGGATGTTTTGTTGGATTCTGCTGCCTCAGGTTGGAACACCGTGGAGAGAGAGGGTATTTCAATTTCACATCCTGCTCGGTTTATTCTCATTGGCTCAGGCAATCCGGAAGAAGGGGAGCTCAGGCCACAGTTGCTTGATCGTTTTGGAATGCATGCACAAGTGGGGACTGTCAGGGATGCAGAGCTGAGGGTCAAGATTGTGGAGGAGAGAGCTCGGTTTGACAGAAACCCCAAGGAATTCAGGGAATCTTACAAGGCGGAGCAAGAAAAGCTTCAACAGCAAATTACCTCAGCTAGAAGTTCTCTCCTTTCCGTTCAGATTGATCATGATTTCAAGGTGAAAATATCTAAGGTTTGTTCAGAGCTGAATGTTGATGGGTTGAGAGGAGACATTGTAACAAATAGAGCTGCAAAAGCCCTTGCTGCTCTCAAGGGAAGAGATAAAGTAAGCTCGGAGGATATTGCTACTGTGATTCCTAACTGCTTAAGACACCGCCTTCGGAAGGATCCCTTAGAGTCTATCGACTCAGGTTTACTTGTCATTGAAAAATTCTATGAGGTGTTTGGCTGA